The following proteins are encoded in a genomic region of Enterocloster clostridioformis:
- a CDS encoding GNAT family N-acetyltransferase, with translation MVAERSISLDGKTCTAVISDEPEALLAAKAAGRAVVGVEREGADIWDIKGIPYVIPDIKDATDELLELVIRRHLGLPWNICRTSRLLIRELTADDAGYIPEEEYGPQEAIFRSRETLELYRRYQYGFYEYGTWALVRRKDQVLVGLAGVSNPRLAGEMEDCLDSLGQSVPWLELGYHIFLPYRQMGYCAEAVSAIAGYSHEVLQVRLCALIRRENQASRRVAEGLGMTCLMETDIQSFEGQLLYGESPV, from the coding sequence ATGGTAGCAGAGCGCAGTATCAGTTTAGATGGAAAAACCTGCACAGCAGTCATATCAGACGAACCCGAGGCCCTTTTGGCGGCGAAGGCTGCCGGGAGGGCCGTTGTCGGCGTTGAACGTGAGGGGGCGGATATCTGGGACATAAAGGGGATTCCCTATGTGATTCCGGACATTAAGGATGCCACGGACGAGCTGCTGGAGCTGGTAATACGCCGCCATCTGGGGCTTCCGTGGAATATATGCAGGACGTCCAGGCTTCTCATACGGGAACTGACCGCGGATGACGCCGGTTATATTCCGGAGGAGGAGTACGGGCCCCAGGAGGCCATATTCCGTTCAAGGGAGACGCTGGAACTGTATCGCAGGTACCAGTACGGCTTTTATGAGTATGGCACATGGGCCCTGGTACGCAGGAAAGACCAGGTTCTGGTGGGGCTGGCGGGAGTGTCCAATCCCAGACTCGCAGGGGAGATGGAGGATTGTCTGGACTCCCTGGGACAGTCCGTTCCCTGGCTGGAATTGGGGTACCATATTTTCCTGCCTTACCGGCAGATGGGATACTGCGCGGAAGCTGTGTCGGCCATTGCCGGTTACAGCCATGAGGTGCTTCAGGTGCGGCTCTGCGCCCTGATCCGCAGAGAAAACCAGGCCTCCCGCAGGGTGGCGGAAGGCCTGGGAATGACGTGTCTTATGGAAACAGATATTCAATCATTTGAAGGGCAGCTTCTTTATGGGGAGAGCCCTGTATGA